The Papaver somniferum cultivar HN1 chromosome 6, ASM357369v1, whole genome shotgun sequence genome segment GTAAAAGATGAGAAACCACGAGATTTCTTTACTAGGAGACACAAATGTAGTTGAGTTTTCTGGGTTAACGTATACGAATTGGCACTCTAACCGGattaataataatattgttggaGATTAACTTTACTTTTAAGTAAGAATACTACAAAAATTAAAGTAAATCGAGGTAATTCAACTGCATCACAGTCATCATCGAATGATTGCAACGGATAGAAAAACGGTAAGTGATAATTTGGTGGTATAGTAATAGGACCATCACATTCTACAACTTCAGAAACATAAAAACATTGGTGGAAAAAGGTTTCATTGTTGATAGATCGACCATCAGGTCCATCACACTAACAACTAATGATATAAAGTAATATACATGATACAAATTAATAGTTTTGCGGAATCGTCACGATAACGGTGTCTTATTCAACATTGAACTCCTAAGGAGTATGATCTACAATAATATAACCAATCGAACAAGTGAAACAAATATTCCGAACCAAAGCCCGTGTCGTCCTAGTCATTTCTAAATtccactagttattatccataagggtatattgtaaaaaatgcttaaaaatactcTTCTTTACTTGCCTTAAAATTTTTGCAAATTTAAACTAGGtcatcacttaatagtgggatggAGGGAGTGATATATTGGTTTTGGGGCAAAAAAAATTTCCCAAGAACGGCCCCGATCTTGGCAAAAATCACCAATATACGTCCTGGAACCTGGGTCCATCCCCATCTGGTGGTGGTAAGGGTCTTTTCCGTGCAAAATTTTCCACTCCAGTGCTTTGGAACTTTAAGCTACTACTTTTTCTTTTGCCTTTTCTAAAGGCGCAAGGCCGCTGCATGGTACATAGGATGCGAAATATATTGAACATTTTATGACAATTAGTTAGCACCGCGTATGGTGGTGGTAGTACCATGACATACACTTTTTTGTTGTCTGGATGACTAGAGCTGTCTTCAAGTCTGACTGGGTTTGTCTTTGAATTCGGAACCGACTCATCTCATGATAGATCGTTGACGCCTAATTCGAGCCATACATCAGACTTGAAAGTATATTTTTTGTTACGCATATTCGGTTTTGATTCAATagcactttttttttccttctgataATTTTAGTACTTGTTAGGAGTTTTTAAAGAGCAATGTTATCCCGCACGATCTTGCGGGAAGCTATTCTGGTCAAGCGGTTTCTTTGCCGTTAGATCATGTTAAAATCCAGATCTAACAGCCTTGAACCCTTTAGGGAAAATGGTGGGTCCTATCCTAAAAATGGTGagtcattttctgaaaatgatggATCCTTTTCTGAATGTGAATCTAACCGTTGATTTGATCATCCAACGGTAAAGAAGCTGCTTTTGCCGCAAAGTCGTGGAATAGCATTTATCTTTTTTAGATCAGACGTAATGAGTTTACAGTTAGTTAAGCCGTCCCGGATATGATGTGTTCGGGCCTCATACTTTGAAACGTATATAAACCAAAAAGGATttactttttgagaaaaagtatgacaaaaaaaaatcagttaaATAGTTGTGTAATAAAACTATTTTAgactttattttctattttttttaatacgTGTCAACATATAAGGATATGCCACGTACTTGAAATATGTTTCCCGTAGATAAGGTATATTCAGCCGTTGAGTTAAAAAAACCCAAACAAATTTGATTCTTCAAAATGTGACCAGCATATATGTGACTAGATTTAAAAGTTTTCTCGAACTCTTGTGTCTATTGCTAATTTTGTGTTGATTGTAATCGGTTGATTTACAACATGGTTGTTTTCTTTCTATCTAACTCGTCTACCAATCACCAAGTGGTCTGGTGGTTGGCATGTTTCCTCTCAGTGCGGAGGTAGGGCTTCGAACCCTGTAATTGCTGAAATTCACTTCAAGGAGTTTGGATGTAGTGTCGGGACCACAATATATTTGTTTTGTGAGTCAGATCTGGTTCAAAAATATGTGACTCAGTGACTTGATCTCATAAATCAAAGGTATTTTATTTCCCGACTCAAAATATTCCGAGTCATGGTTAGACCTAACTCAAATCGCAaatcagatctgactcaagtCAGAAGACAAACAATCACACAAGTGACTCATGCCGAGTCAGTAAAAGAtgaaatcatccaagaatgattaAACCATGTGCGCCCATACTTGAGGATTAGATAGAGACCAGACCAGCATGCATATATCCCCTGAAGCCTGTTGTGCAGCACTATGCAAGTGGCAGACTATAAGTGATTTATTAGAGAAGATATTCTGGGTATTAGTAAAAATCCTGTGTACTTTAAAACAATTTGCTTAACACTCTCGATCCTCTGCACTTGGCATTTTGGTACACATCTCAAACAAAATAATCCCTGGATCTAATTATACAATTACTTTAATTAATCACTCCAAATCTAATAATCAGCTATCTAAACTCTCAAACGGTAAACCCAACGTCCTTATTTGCATCAATCAACGGAATCAAAATTAATAATCCAACGGTCTATAACTCAGACCTAAATCCATACATCTCACTACAATTACATATGAACATCTGTCCTCAAGCTTATGTTTGACGCTAGCTAGTCCACGTGTTCGTATATAAATGCCGGCGCATATAAATTCTTGAGTTCTGTATATACACGGGAACAATCAGAGAAGAGGAAATTGAAAAAAACGTTTCGGATTTTTAATGAAAATATCATTAAAATTCAGTCACTCATTGGAAATGTAAATCAATTGCAGCCTCAATTTGtgcctcttcttcatcttcttccacagACATAAATTCCACACACCTTTTAATTTTCAATCCAATCAGAAACCCAATCTCTTTATCTCTTCATCTGTGGAAGAAGATAAAAAACAGGGTATTGATTTCAAAAAGTTtcaattttagttgtttttcCACTACTTTTCTTAGGGATTTTTGATtcggaagaacagaagaaggttgagtttgagtttgattaCAGAAATAATCAAtccctagaagaagaagaagaaaaatggctgAAGTTCAGACTCTGGGCGCCATTGATGGATACACGCAGCAGATGGATAATTCCTCTTTTTTCAGAAATTCCAGGTTTAGTGAAGATACAACAAATTCTGGGTTTGGAGCGGCATTTACTTTCTGTACAGGTGATATTGTCCTCTGggttcttttgattttgttaacAATTGGGTCTTACCGTAACAAGGGTTTGATGAGAATTTTtggtggattttcaattgatttgaatcATGGGTTTTGGTTATGGTTTGGAGTTTTTGGTTTATTCTGTTCAAAAATCTCATCTTGTTTGGTTGGGATTGGTAAATTCTCTAGAAACCCTAGTTCTGAGAAATCTGAAAAAATCATTGAGAAATCTGCTGAAATCAGTGAAGAAATCAATGAGAAATCTGTTGAAATCAGTGAAGAAGGAAAGAATGATGGTGATGAGGATGAAGAGATGGGTACTATTGAGGAATTGAAGAAAGCAATTGAGAttgaaaaagaagagaagaacagaGCAATTACAGAACTAGAGAATGAGAGAATGTCATCAACATGTGCAACAAATGAAGCAATGGATATGATACTGAGGTTACAATCTGAAAAGAGTTCAATACAAATCGAAGCGAATCAATCTAAAAGATTGGCTGAACAGAAACAACAATATGATCAAGAAATCATTCAATCACTACAATGGGTTATATTCAAACATGAATCAGAAAGAAGTGTTTTGGAGAATCAATTGAAGTTGTGTAAGCTGAAATTGAGAGAGTGTTTGAAATTGGATGAATTGGAACAATTTGAAGAAGAGCTGTTGAATTCCGCAAATGTGGAAGAGGATGGAGCTAGTACTGGTTCCCGTGACACGGATTCTTCGTCTATGATGTAAGTTGTTTCGTGCTCTTTGATTGTTTCTGTTTCGGATACATGTTCGTGCATATAACACATGATTAGAAACTCGGAGTTAAAACTTGTTTAGACATATTGGAGTTTCAATTGAAAGAAATGTAAATATGTGaaaaagatgaaaatcattgattTTGGATTGACACTGGATGAAATGATGATATCAATCGAAGCTTATCTTTTTGTTCGTTAAGTGAATGCGTTTTTCTatgttgttgattttttttttgcctgAAATTGAAATGTTGGTTATGTGAAGCGCTGAAGTTTTTGTAATTGTTTTGGGCTATGCTGTTTGTTGTGTGTTATTGCTTATAAGTTGTAGTGCCAGAGTTTTAATCTTCACATGTTTATAGAAAACTAgcattagaaaataaaataaaatggtcaGTTGTTGCGAAAAAATTAAGCTTAGTGGTTGTCTTTTTTCAGTACCTTGGTAGTTTACCCTTGGGTATTCATCTCATATGGTTTAAGAGCTAGGTTGTTACTGTCAAAGCCTTCTTGCGAGTATATCAAGGCTTATTCTATATGGTTTAGTTAGTTCCAAGGCAAGAACAGTCACATCATGTAAATTGAAGCATAAGGTTAGGCACGAAATAATAATACAACTCCACCATTATTAAAATAAACACAACACAATACAAGTAATATCCATATTACAAGTTTATTGGCACACCACACACTTGCTGCGATAGTATTATTACTATATTAATACTAATAGTAACCCAACTTGAGAACGTTTGGGTTAAATTCAGTTGATAGTTTATCCTTAGGGAGGTAGAATTGAATTGTCTGGATAATAGTCTTTAAGGATGACAGAAGTAGTAATATGCCTCCAAAGATTACTGCAATAGTCACCCATGGACTACTGAAATATTTCCGTTTGAGATGCGCTTTCCAAAAGTTCCAACGGCTGTTGTAATGTTTGTTTACTCTATCAAAGGTTCCAAGATAATAGAATGGTGTTCCCAAAACTATCTCCCTATGAAGCCTGCTAAACATATCAGCGACTTCTTGGAAGCGACCAAGATTATTTGTAACAATACCCTGATTGCTTAGGAACTTAACGTCTGTCTCGGTGACTATGAGCCTATCCATGAATAAAGCATAAGAAGTCACGTACTCAGTAATCGATCGGAGAATTGTTCATCTGCAATGAGGTTTCTAAGCAGAGGATCGATGCGGGCACTGATCCCAACAGGTGGAATTGTCAGAATTCCATCCTTGAAGCTGATGTCGAGGAAACTAGCTTCTGTAGAACTCTTGACGATTTTGATTCCTGCTAGGTCCAACTGTGTCGCACTAGCCATGTACAATCTTGATGTATGGAGCGTCTTTGGTTTAGGTAAGAATATCTTGACTAAGATTTTGAAAGGTACTCGTAAAGCACGTCTCAGCAGCGGCAGTGGTGGAGGGGCCTCGGCATCTTTGTTATCAGTAAGAGGATGAAATGTCTgtgcttataaggggtgtcttcaTGCTTATCTGCTTTTTTCATGTTGTTGAGAACAATTTTATCTCTTGGGAAATTGATATAATTTTTGAAGAAACCGTAGGAAAGATAACCAATGGTTTTAGCATTTTGCTGTTCCTCCGATGCGGTTAATTTATATAGGCTTTCGAGAACAAACATAGGAATCTGGTTTTCAAGGAGTAGCAAATCCCATGTAAGATTTTGTCTGCCCCATGGGTTATGAGCTAAAGGATCCTCGTCTGGTGCTGGTGTTTCAACTCCGAAATGCTGGAAAAGCCCGACGATGAACAAGCCATCAATCACCATCATTTCTACAAATTCCTTGCTTTCGAGATGTATAGGTTCTGCGTAACAGtctctgatttttttttcaagcTTCTCAATAGACTCCACACACTTTTGCAGTAACGCTGTTGTGGAGTTGATATCATTCTTTCCCCTTTGAGTTAGAGCCTCGCTCATATAATACAGCTTACAGTCTTGTGTTTCTTTTAGATTTTCATCTCCGTAGTGGATCGGTCCGATTGATACAAGCAGGTTTGTATACACTAGGACTGCTCACTTGCTGCAACTTCTGATGTACTTTGTAGATGCATACTTGTGATCCCCAAGGACGCGTAGGTGCTTTTAACTGCGGAAGTTTGGCTATCAAGTCGTCAACTACTAACGTGATGTCGTTACCTGCCATTGGTACCTACACAACCCATGCAGTGTTATCTTTTCAGAAAACATCTTCCTTCCAACTCCAACGATTTTGGCACGATTgtcctacgtccacgggaaagaagatgttttctttattgatcATAAGGTCTTATCCTTGAAAGAACCACAAATGTCACTTAGACTTCTTATTCGTTCTCtttctagatctctctcaggaattctctgtagaaagaccatctaaaatgttacataagttgtgcatctccttctacatggactggtatttatagacagaatGTGACTCGTGAAGATCTGGCCTCGCCGAGCATATGGAGTCTTTCGTCTACCTCCTGAGGACTTCGAACGAGtttctatactatccctcgtgattgTATGATGGGTTCCTCTCCGAGTTATCTCTCCCTGTACACCATCGTGCTGCTCATCTCAGGTAACCTCGTGCTGCATCATCCTCGGGCTATAATATAGATCGTACGAGTTCTCTGAGGTGTTGTAGACTCGCTCACACTTCTTctgatccttcattaaatgcggtcctcctttttagacttgaccgtccgAGTTGATTAGACAACTCCTTACACGCGTCCTTTATGAGTGCCTAAAATACATCTTTTGAGTGTTAGTTTTTTATGCTTTTCTttactatttctcttgtatttttgtatattacatttcttttgcattttatagttactttggagtcatgtggtgcaaaaataaataaaacggaGCTTAATTCATTGCTCGGCGATATTGGAATCAGACGGATTCAAAATCAGGGAAGAATACAAGGCTATATTACAAGAAGCTGGAATTTCTGAAGTACCAGAAAACTATGCTAAATACAGACATGTCTCAGATAAGGGCCACCTCCCCCCTTATAAAGCTAGCTGCTGAACCTTGGGTTTAGTAAAGCCATTCTTATAGTTCACGTTCCAGCTTATGCAGGCTCGACCAGAGCCACTGCCAAAGAGTCCCAACACTGGCAAGACTAGGCTCGATGGCTGAGTACCAAGGTAGAGAAGATTTCGAACTCAGGACAACATGGTTTTGGGTTTTAGTTCAACTGAGAATACACAGAAGGAACCCGATATGCT includes the following:
- the LOC113286667 gene encoding probable myosin-binding protein 6 isoform X1; its protein translation is MAEVQTLGAIDGYTQQMDNSSFFRNSRFSEDTTNSGFGAAFTFCTGDIVLWVLLILLTIGSYRNKGLMRIFGGFSIDLNHGFWLWFGVFGLFCSKISSCLVGIGKFSRNPSSEKSEKIIEKSAEISEEINEKSVEISEEGKNDGDEDEEMGTIEELKKAIEIEKEEKNRAITELENERMSSTCATNEAMDMILRLQSEKSSIQIEANQSKRLAEQKQQYDQEIIQSLQWVIFKHESERSVLENQLKLCKLKLRECLKLDELEQFEEELLNSANVEEDGASTGSRDTDSSSMIRIQNQGRIQGYITRSWNF
- the LOC113286667 gene encoding probable myosin-binding protein 6 isoform X2; the protein is MAEVQTLGAIDGYTQQMDNSSFFRNSRFSEDTTNSGFGAAFTFCTGDIVLWVLLILLTIGSYRNKGLMRIFGGFSIDLNHGFWLWFGVFGLFCSKISSCLVGIGKFSRNPSSEKSEKIIEKSAEISEEINEKSVEISEEGKNDGDEDEEMGTIEELKKAIEIEKEEKNRAITELENERMSSTCATNEAMDMILRLQSEKSSIQIEANQSKRLAEQKQQYDQEIIQSLQWVIFKHESERSVLENQLKLCKLKLRECLKLDELEQFEEELLNSANVEEDGASTGSRDTDSSSMIYFGVMWCKNK
- the LOC113286667 gene encoding probable myosin-binding protein 6 isoform X3; translated protein: MAEVQTLGAIDGYTQQMDNSSFFRNSRFSEDTTNSGFGAAFTFCTGDIVLWVLLILLTIGSYRNKGLMRIFGGFSIDLNHGFWLWFGVFGLFCSKISSCLVGIGKFSRNPSSEKSEKIIEKSAEISEEINEKSVEISEEGKNDGDEDEEMGTIEELKKAIEIEKEEKNRAITELENERMSSTCATNEAMDMILRLQSEKSSIQIEANQSKRLAEQKQQYDQEIIQSLQWVIFKHESERSVLENQLKLCKLKLRECLKLDELEQFEEELLNSANVEEDGASTGSRDTDSSSMICILVIPKDA